From one Plasmodium yoelii strain 17X genome assembly, chromosome: 12 genomic stretch:
- a CDS encoding tRNA pseudouridine synthase, putative produces MDEPTKNPPKRKNNYLKNKERIEKLKFERNKRRKEDDEKNEKGGDEKNEKGGDEKNNKFKKYGLCVGYIGSRYHGCQGQGKEYMTIENEIERTLTKINAVKKTSKGFNYCLSRSARTDLGVHALYNLFVYNINIDICENDNNKSEKDFTNSEIKSPKCNDDKKENSDTQNVDVNVDVNVDVNENTNTVNTTNKDIKNDTFEERKKKEKKFIKLLNSNLPSDIKCFDIYKVTKSFDARKFCSFRLYEYLFPTYVLSPVQIVPKYEQLFQESVKYIDDYVENDKEEKKKKKIAKGKKNGENEGGGEKNGGENDEKNEENEEKRPNGKAWGVEKEDIFTIKEEKNDLTDDELNSLFEIFSNYRGYHNFHCFTKNNIDTTTYRYIKYFDISTVKLYDHNFISIRILGQSFLMHQIRKMITLTVEIFRNATSKNSIYYSLNTKNYIPILLFPPDGLMLICPYFNSYNEKVCNPPDTPQICFNENEEILKFKSEQIGKSIIEKINQNVWKDWILKINKYPFIYHFMKNKIEEENI; encoded by the exons ATg GATGAACCGACTAAAAACCCTCCCAAAAGGaaaaacaattatttaaaaaacaaagaaAGGATAGAAAAGCTGAAGTTtgaaagaaataaaagaagGAAAGAAGAcgacgaaaaaaatgaaaagggGGGAGACGAAAAGAATGAAAAGGGGGGagacgaaaaaaataataaatttaaaaaatatggttTATGTGTTGGATATATAGGAAGTAGATATCATGGGTGTCAAGGGCAAGGAAAAGAATACATGACAATTGAAAATGAAATTGAAAGaacattaacaaaaataaatgcaGTGAAAAAAACATCAAAGGGTTTTAATTATTGTCTATCTAGATCAGCTCGAACAGATTTAGGGGTACATGCTTTATACAAtctttttgtatataatattaacattGATATTtgtgaaaatgataataataaatccGAAAAGGATTTTACAAATAGTGAAATAAAATCACCAAAAtgtaatgatgataaaaaagaaaattcaGATACACAAAATGTTGATGTTAATGTTGATGTTAATGTTGATGTTAATGAAAATACTAATACAGTAAATACCActaataaagatataaaaaatgatacatttgaagaaaggaaaaaaaaagaaaaaaaatttataaaattattaaattcaaACTTACCAAGtgatataaaatgttttgatatatataaagttaCAAAAAGCTTTGATGCAAGGAAATTTTGCTCCTTTAGATTATATGAGTATCTATTTCCAACATATGTTTTGAGTCCTGTACAAATTGTTCCAAAATATGAACAACTTTTTCAAGAATCCGTAAAATACATTGATGACTATGTTGAAAATGATAAggaagagaaaaaaaaaaaaaaaatcgcaaaggggaaaaaaaatggagaGAATGAAGGGGGTGGCGAAAAAAATGGCGGAGaaaatgacgaaaaaaatgaagagaaTGAAGAGAAAAGGCCCAATGGGAAAGCATGGGGGGTAGAAAAAGAAGACATATTCACaataaaagaagaaaaaaacgATTTAACAGATGATGAATTAAATAGTTTATTTGAAATTTTTAGCAATTATAGAGgatatcataattttcattgttttacaaaaaataatatagatacAACAacatatagatatataaaatattttgatatcAGTACTGTCAAATTATATgatcataattttatatctATAAGAATATTAGGTCAATCATTTTTAATGCATCAAATTAGAAAAATGATAACCTTAACTGTTGAAATATTTCGTAATGCTACTTCAAAAAATtctatttattattctttaaatacaaaaaattatattcctatattattattcccaCCTGATGGCCTAATGCTTATATGTCCTTACTTTAATTCATACAATGAAAAAGTTTGTAACCCTCCTGATACTCCTcaaatatgttttaatgaaaatgaagaaattcTGAAATTTAAATCAGAACAAATAGGAAAATCTATcatagaaaaaattaatcaAAATGT gtGGAAAGACTGGATACTTAAGATTAATAAGTATCCgtttatttatcattttatgaaaaacaaaattgAAGAAGAGAATATCtga
- a CDS encoding IMC-associated apicomplexan protein, putative, which translates to MEREFNGFLPPNKEMPIPDGMRIIPGKPNDDATPYVTNYQVNPIINEGHFQMNIGGQVPSSWSINQIAHYVKFAGPSDTVFAEKAKELLRERGYDI; encoded by the coding sequence atggaaaGAGAATTCAACGGATTTTTACCaccaaataaagaaatgcCCATACCAGACGGGATGAGAATAATACCAGGAAAGCCAAATGACGATGCAACTCCATATGTTACCAATTATCAAGTAAATCCAATAATAAATGAAGGACATTTCCAAATGAATATTGGAGGGCAAGTTCCATCATCTTGGTCAATTAACCAAATAGCACATTATGTAAAATTTGCTGGACCATCCGATACTGTATTTGCTGAAAAGGCTAAAGAATTATTACGCGAAAGGGGTTATGATATATAG
- a CDS encoding alpha/beta hydrolase, putative, giving the protein MGNILNKIIFNAPHEGIYEKLDIDFIYIETEDNEKIAAHYINRNNLLTVLFCHGNSENIYMLYDYFYEVSEIWNVNILLYDYPGYGESTGVANEENMYKSGYAVYDYMVNTLNIKPETIILYGRSIGSCAAVDIAINRKVKGVILQSAILSLFNICFKTRYILPFDSLCNIKKIDMIPCYVFFIHGMNDKIVPFYHGLALYEKCKMKVCPYWVANGKHNDVELIDNQKFNENIKLFLNFLNNS; this is encoded by the exons ATGgggaatattttaaataaaattatttttaatgctCCACATGAAGGgatttatgaaaaattagatatagattttatttatattgaaACAGAAGATAACGAAAAAATAGCAGCACATTATATTAATAG GAATAACTTATTAACAGTTTTGTTTTGCCATGGAAATAGTGAGAacatttatatgttatatgaCTATTTTTACGAAGTATCAGAAATATggaatgtaaatatattattgtatGATTATCCtg GATATGGGGAAAGCACAGGAGTAGCAAACGAAGAAAATATGTACAAAAGTGGATATGCAGTTTATGA TTATATGGTAAATACTCTAAACATAAAGCCAGAAACCATTATTTTATACGGAAGGTCTATAG GATCATGTGCAGCTGTGGATATAGCAATCAACAGGAAAGTAAAAGGAGTAATCCTACAAAGTGctatattatctttattcaatatatgttttaaaacTAGATACATTTTACCATTTGATTCATTATGTAACATTAAAAAG aTTGATATGATACCCTGTTATGTCTTTTTTATTCATGGAATGAATGATAAAATTGTCCCATTTTATCATGGATTA gcTCTATATGAAAAATGCAAAATGAAGGTGTGTCCCTATTGGGTTGCCAATGGAAAACATAACGATGTTGAATTAATTGACAATCAAAAATTCAACGAAAATATCAAGCTTTTcctaaattttttaaataattcataa
- a CDS encoding peptidyl-prolyl cis-trans isomerase, putative, whose product MKSNSKDSENKKVENLVLDDNDENTIIPYYLSNLLTNPSNPVVFMDINLGNNFLGKFKFELFQNIVPKTSENFRQFCTGEYKVNNLPVGYKNTIFHRVIKEFMIQGGDFINHNGSGSLSIYGEKFDDENFDIKHDKEGLLSMANSGPNTNGCQFFITTKKCEWLDGKNVVFGRIIDNDSLLLLKKIENVSVTPYIYKPKIPINVVECGEL is encoded by the coding sequence atgaaaagcaATAGTAAAGATAGCGAAAACAAAAAGGTTGAAAATTTAGTATTGGACGACAATGATGAAAATACAATTATACCATATTATTTATCCAATTTATTAACTAATCCGTCAAACCCTGTTGTATTTATGGACATAAATTtgggaaataattttttaggaaaatttaaatttgaattatttcaaaatattgtACCAAAAACAAGTGAAAACTTTAGGCAATTTTGCACAGGAGAATATAAAGTAAATAATCTCCCAGTCGGATATAAAAACACAATTTTTCATAGAGTCATAAAAGAATTTATGATACAAGGTGGTGATTTTATTAATCATAATGGGAGTGGAAGTTTAAGTATATATGGGGAAAAATTtgatgatgaaaattttgataTAAAACATGATAAGGAAGGATTATTAAGTATGGCTAACAGTGGGCCTAATACAAATGGTtgtcaattttttattaccacaaaaaaatgtgaatGGCTAGATGGGAAAAATGTTGTATTTGGAAGAATTATAGATAAtgattctttattattactaaaaaaaatagaaaatgtTTCAGTCActccatatatttataaaccAAAAATTCCCATAAATGTTGTGGAATGTGGAGAACTGTAg
- a CDS encoding N-acetyltransferase, GNAT family, putative — translation MNSNFSSTHKIENKRNADNDNSMNCMSLNNNDLELEKSNDELKEKDLNNEMGHDLTKNNIYHTMIINNKKIDIHQYDTFPKTHLNSVYKLLSSELSEPYNIFLLKTILKNYSKIALMSLYNEECVGVVISKITTKCKNNEASTFGYICMIAVDKSVRKCGLGSYLLNESIKLMQNLYGINEVQLEAEATNIPTLRFYEQNEFIKVKRKPNYYLSGSDAFKLKKVL, via the exons atgaaTTCAAATTTTTCATCAACTCATAAAATAGAAAACAAACGTAATGCGGATAATGATAATTCGATGAATTGTATGTCtctaaataataatgatttagaATTAGAAAAAAGCAACGatgaattaaaagaaaaggatttaaataatgaaatggGGCATGATCttacaaaaaataacatttatCATACAatgattattaataataagaAAATTGATATTCATCAATATGATACGTTTCCTAAAACTCATTTAAATAGCGTGTATAAACTATTGAGTAGTGAATTATCAGaaccatataatatatttttacttaaaacaatattaaagAATTATAGTAAAATTGCATTAATG TCTCTATACAATGAAGAGTGTGTAGGTGTAGTAATATCCAAAATTACAAcgaaatgtaaaaataacgAAGCATCTACTTTTggatatatat GTATGATAGCTGTGGATAAATCTGTCAGGAAATGTGGTTTAG gttcatatttattaaatgaaagTATAAAACTAATGCAAAACTTGTATGGAATAAATGAg gTTCAACTTGAGGCAGAAGCTACGAACATTCCTACATTAC GGTTTTATGAGCaaaatgaatttattaaGGTAAAAAGGAAACCTAATTATTACTTAAGCGGTTCTGATGcattcaaattaaaaaaagtattATAA